The following proteins come from a genomic window of SAR324 cluster bacterium:
- a CDS encoding serine/threonine-protein phosphatase, translating to MSSSEIENVLQAIDTLARWVKKLDSYSEDQIKLNPIPPTIYAEINHLSDTIHDATIQAKKKEEKLQRLSELFEQLEQLKDVDQILNTTFQLLGKYIHFSDSACYLMEDGYYVPEKEAFVDALNLKLNSDVTEYIFSEGDDVRCFNRIEEGSYLHKYFSQVDEDVERANILFLRIHGTGKILCFYQSPGSQGFNHADEEFCKAIMKQAKLRIRNITLIKEEIRLESELKIAGLVQKKLFPKELPRIPNLDIVTFHKSAAETGGDWHGFIQLEDYLYLFIGDVTGHGAPAAIITATVYGAYQVLREKLQNGELVLPHEVLNYLNNVVCASGQGEFLMTFFAGRLNLRTGLMEFSNAGHPFPVYIQAIKPEVKHLYANNPPLGYHENVQFELHSGVLHQNEILILYTDGLIENENKKGYVLTANKLHRFLKQYYADHQNNITSTQLVHEIITRVDGEASIQIEDDLSIICIRQLQPWPEQIV from the coding sequence ATGTCATCATCTGAAATAGAAAACGTTTTACAAGCGATTGATACCTTGGCCCGGTGGGTTAAAAAACTCGATTCTTATTCTGAGGACCAGATCAAACTGAATCCGATTCCGCCGACAATTTACGCGGAAATCAATCATTTGTCAGATACCATCCATGACGCGACCATCCAGGCTAAAAAGAAGGAAGAAAAACTTCAACGGTTGTCAGAACTTTTTGAACAGCTTGAGCAACTGAAAGATGTTGACCAGATTCTGAACACGACGTTTCAATTGCTGGGAAAATACATCCATTTCAGCGATTCGGCATGTTATCTCATGGAGGATGGGTATTATGTGCCTGAAAAAGAAGCGTTTGTGGACGCGCTCAATTTGAAGCTCAACAGCGATGTGACCGAATACATTTTTTCAGAAGGCGATGACGTCCGCTGTTTTAATCGCATTGAGGAAGGCAGTTACCTTCACAAATATTTCTCTCAGGTCGATGAAGATGTAGAACGCGCCAATATCCTGTTTCTACGCATCCATGGAACAGGAAAGATCCTGTGTTTTTATCAAAGTCCCGGCAGTCAGGGATTTAACCATGCGGATGAAGAGTTTTGCAAAGCGATCATGAAGCAGGCCAAACTGCGCATTCGCAACATCACCCTCATCAAGGAAGAAATCAGACTGGAATCCGAATTGAAAATCGCGGGACTGGTACAAAAGAAACTGTTTCCCAAAGAGCTTCCCCGTATTCCCAATCTTGATATTGTCACGTTCCATAAATCCGCCGCGGAAACAGGGGGAGACTGGCATGGGTTCATTCAACTGGAGGATTATCTTTATCTGTTTATCGGGGATGTCACCGGTCATGGCGCGCCTGCCGCAATCATCACGGCCACCGTTTATGGAGCCTATCAGGTGTTGCGGGAGAAACTTCAAAATGGTGAGCTGGTTCTTCCACATGAAGTTCTGAATTATTTGAATAATGTGGTTTGCGCATCTGGACAGGGTGAATTTTTGATGACTTTTTTCGCGGGAAGACTGAACCTGCGAACAGGTCTCATGGAGTTTTCCAATGCGGGACATCCTTTTCCTGTCTACATTCAGGCCATAAAACCGGAAGTCAAGCACCTCTATGCCAACAACCCTCCGTTGGGGTATCATGAGAATGTTCAATTTGAACTGCATTCCGGTGTTTTACATCAGAACGAAATTCTGATTTTATATACAGACGGCCTGATCGAAAACGAAAATAAAAAAGGCTATGTGTTGACGGCCAATAAATTACATCGTTTTCTCAAGCAATATTACGCTGATCATCAAAATAATATCACCAGCACCCAACTGGTCCATGAAATCATCACCAGGGTTGATGGGGAGGCCTCCATACAGATTGAGGATGATTTGAGTATCATTTGTATTCGCCAGCTTCAACCCTGGCCGGAACAGATTGTTTAG
- a CDS encoding response regulator has translation MASLLIVDDSSAVRNSIVQFLNEHGIECITASNGFEGIEQLKANPGIKLIITDIMMPEMTGLEMLDKIRNEVGNQEVKVLILTNENSPEFKLKCKPLKVKAWIVKPFDGPNALPVIQKLLQ, from the coding sequence ATGGCATCCCTGTTGATTGTCGATGATTCGAGTGCGGTGAGAAACAGCATCGTTCAATTTCTCAACGAACACGGAATTGAGTGCATCACAGCATCCAATGGCTTTGAGGGGATTGAACAATTGAAAGCCAATCCGGGCATCAAACTGATCATTACAGACATTATGATGCCGGAAATGACAGGTCTGGAAATGCTGGATAAAATCAGAAATGAAGTAGGAAATCAGGAGGTCAAAGTCCTCATCCTTACCAATGAAAACAGTCCGGAGTTTAAACTGAAATGCAAACCGCTGAAAGTCAAAGCCTGGATTGTCAAACCGTTTGATGGACCGAATGCCCTGCCAGTCATTCAAAAACTGCTTCAATGA